From Oceanotoga teriensis, the proteins below share one genomic window:
- the glgB gene encoding 1,4-alpha-glucan branching protein GlgB produces MPILRQEEIKKLVSADYYDPFYFLGIHKMNKKQFVIRTLQPFAEVVQLVSDISNDFFKKIDENGLFEIIIDANDFFEYELLYTGKNKKKWQTKDPYSFLPVFGDLDKYLFKNGTHYNIYEKLGAHVMKIKDVEGTLFSVWAPNAKRVSVVGSFNGWDGRIHQMRVLGDSGVWEIFIPNVKSGDIYKYEIKTQSNDILLKSDPYAFFNEMRPANASVVFDINDFKWKDSKWMKKRSKNNFKEKPMNVYEVHAGSWKRKEENNFLNYKELADDLVVYLKENNFTHIELMPISEHPLDMSWGYQITGYFAPSSRFGTPKDFMYFVDKMHRNNIGVILDWVPGHFPKDEHSLGRFDGTALYEHKDPRLGEHIDWGTYIFNYGRNEVSNFLISNALFWAKIYHIDGLRVDAVASMLYLDYSRKDGEWIPNKYGGRENLEAIEFFKHLNSILKNDFPGFLTIAEESTSFPGVTQKVENNGLGFDLKWNMGWMHDSLEYFEKEPIYRKYHQNEITFSMVYSFSENFILSISHDEVVYGKKSMIEKMPGDLWQKFANLRLYYTFMYSHPGKKLLFMGSEFAQYKEWDFNHSLDWHLLNEEYNYSLSKFFKDITNIYLNKKPLYEIDFDPTGFEWIDINDSENSIISFLRKDNNNNFIVCIFNFTPVIRENYRIGVPKSGIYKQIFNSDKDIYSGSNWGIIEEINSENIPWHGKDFSINITLPPLSGIFFELK; encoded by the coding sequence ATGCCAATATTGAGACAGGAAGAAATTAAAAAACTTGTATCTGCTGATTATTATGATCCTTTTTATTTTTTAGGTATTCATAAAATGAATAAAAAGCAATTTGTAATCAGAACTTTGCAACCTTTTGCAGAAGTGGTACAGCTTGTCAGTGATATTAGCAATGATTTTTTTAAAAAAATCGATGAAAACGGTTTATTTGAAATAATTATTGATGCAAATGACTTTTTTGAATATGAATTGCTATATACTGGAAAAAATAAGAAGAAATGGCAAACAAAAGATCCTTATTCTTTTTTACCTGTATTTGGTGATTTAGATAAGTACTTATTTAAGAATGGAACACATTATAATATATATGAAAAACTTGGAGCACATGTTATGAAAATAAAAGATGTAGAAGGAACTTTATTTTCAGTATGGGCACCAAATGCTAAAAGAGTAAGTGTAGTAGGTTCATTTAATGGTTGGGATGGAAGAATTCATCAAATGAGAGTTCTTGGAGATAGTGGTGTATGGGAAATTTTTATTCCAAATGTAAAATCTGGAGATATATATAAATATGAAATAAAGACTCAAAGCAATGATATTCTTTTAAAATCAGATCCTTATGCATTCTTTAATGAAATGAGACCAGCAAATGCATCTGTTGTTTTTGATATAAATGATTTTAAATGGAAAGATTCTAAATGGATGAAAAAAAGATCTAAAAATAATTTTAAAGAAAAACCCATGAATGTTTATGAAGTTCATGCAGGATCTTGGAAGAGAAAAGAAGAAAATAATTTTTTAAATTATAAAGAACTCGCTGATGATTTAGTAGTATATCTAAAAGAAAATAACTTTACTCATATAGAATTGATGCCAATATCTGAACATCCATTGGATATGTCATGGGGTTATCAAATAACGGGCTATTTTGCTCCATCTTCGAGGTTTGGAACTCCAAAAGATTTTATGTATTTTGTAGATAAAATGCATAGAAATAATATAGGAGTTATATTAGACTGGGTTCCAGGACATTTTCCAAAAGATGAACATTCTTTGGGTCGATTTGATGGAACTGCACTTTATGAACATAAAGATCCAAGACTCGGAGAACATATAGATTGGGGTACTTATATATTTAATTATGGTAGAAATGAAGTCAGTAATTTTCTAATCTCAAATGCTCTTTTTTGGGCAAAAATTTATCATATAGATGGTTTGAGAGTAGATGCTGTTGCATCTATGTTATACCTTGATTATAGCCGTAAAGATGGCGAATGGATACCAAATAAATATGGTGGCAGAGAAAATCTTGAAGCCATTGAATTTTTTAAGCATCTGAACTCTATATTAAAAAATGATTTTCCAGGTTTTTTAACAATAGCAGAAGAGTCTACTTCTTTTCCTGGAGTAACTCAAAAAGTTGAAAATAATGGATTGGGATTTGATTTGAAATGGAATATGGGATGGATGCATGATTCTCTTGAATACTTTGAAAAAGAACCTATATACAGAAAATATCATCAAAATGAAATAACTTTTTCTATGGTTTATTCATTCTCTGAAAATTTTATACTTTCCATTTCTCATGATGAGGTTGTATACGGGAAAAAATCTATGATCGAAAAAATGCCTGGAGATTTATGGCAAAAATTTGCAAATTTAAGGCTTTATTATACTTTTATGTATTCACATCCTGGAAAAAAACTTTTATTTATGGGAAGTGAGTTTGCTCAATATAAGGAATGGGATTTTAATCATTCTTTAGATTGGCATCTTTTGAATGAAGAATATAATTATAGTTTGAGTAAATTTTTCAAAGATATTACAAACATTTATTTAAACAAAAAACCTTTATATGAAATAGACTTTGATCCGACTGGATTTGAGTGGATCGATATAAACGATTCAGAAAATTCTATTATTAGCTTTTTAAGAAAAGATAATAATAATAACTTTATAGTTTGTATTTTTAATTTTACTCCAGTTATCAGAGAAAACTATAGAATCGGTGTTCCAAAATCAGGTATATATAAACAAATATTTAATTCTGATAAAGATATTTATTCTGGATCAAATTGGGGTATAATAGAAGAAATAAATTCTGAAAATATACCTTGGCATGGAAAAGATTTTTCTATAAATATTACATTACCTCCTTTAAGTGGTATATTTTTTGAATTAAAATAA
- the dprA gene encoding DNA-processing protein DprA produces MDTLDLITLRECFKKSNEEIIKIYQGQENAPVFKEDYNSKKLNIYNHLKKYKDIKIINFWDSDYPENLKIIKDPPVILYYKGDISLIKTKTVSIVGTRKPTAYGIKTTEEFCEILSDYTTVSGMAYGIDSAVHKNSKNTIAVLGNGVDSAYPKGNQKLYEKLCNENLVISEFIPGSTPFKHTFPYRNRIIAGFSDKTIVIEAAKKSGSLITARYALEFGRDVLAVPGDITRVNSYGTNYLIYSGATPIISKKILKEIFNISISGEKLNTNNSLENQLIDLIKNNINTVDLICNKLNEDVSIVLSTLMNLEIKSIISQESGVYFLL; encoded by the coding sequence ATGGATACTTTAGATTTGATAACTTTAAGAGAATGTTTTAAAAAAAGTAATGAAGAAATTATCAAAATATATCAAGGACAAGAAAATGCTCCTGTTTTTAAAGAAGACTACAACTCTAAAAAATTGAATATTTATAATCATTTAAAAAAATATAAAGATATCAAAATAATTAATTTTTGGGATTCGGATTATCCTGAAAATTTAAAAATTATTAAAGACCCTCCAGTAATTTTGTATTATAAAGGAGATATTTCTCTTATAAAAACAAAAACTGTTTCTATAGTGGGTACGAGAAAACCAACAGCTTATGGAATAAAAACAACTGAAGAATTTTGTGAAATATTAAGTGATTATACAACTGTAAGTGGTATGGCTTACGGAATAGATTCTGCTGTACATAAAAATTCTAAAAACACTATAGCTGTTCTTGGGAATGGTGTAGATTCGGCTTATCCTAAAGGAAATCAGAAACTTTATGAAAAACTTTGTAATGAAAATCTTGTAATTTCAGAATTTATACCTGGTAGTACACCTTTTAAACACACTTTTCCATATAGAAATAGAATAATTGCTGGTTTTTCAGATAAAACAATAGTAATAGAGGCAGCAAAAAAAAGTGGATCCTTGATTACCGCACGTTATGCTTTAGAGTTTGGCAGAGATGTTCTTGCAGTTCCAGGTGATATTACAAGAGTAAATTCATATGGAACAAATTATTTAATATATTCTGGAGCAACACCTATAATATCTAAAAAAATTTTAAAAGAAATTTTTAATATAAGCATTTCTGGAGAAAAATTAAACACAAATAATTCTCTTGAAAATCAATTAATAGATTTAATAAAAAATAACATAAATACAGTTGATTTAATATGCAATAAACTCAATGAAGATGTTTCAATAGTTTTATCTACATTGATGAATCTTGAAATTAAATCAATAATTTCACAAGAATCAGGTGTTTACTTTCTACTTTAA
- a CDS encoding LacI family DNA-binding transcriptional regulator produces the protein MTKKYITIKDVAKEMGVSINTVSRALNNKPDINEDTKNKILKKAKEMGYVRNSYASLLKSKYSKIIGVIIPDSSNPFFSEVFNSIEKSARKKDYQLIVMNSEGLYENESKAVEVFIERRVDGILLFPMQKKYEDIKGLISNKFPIVCVGRNIIGWDMDEIYNNDLEGGYLATKHLIDQGFKNIIMISDELFNSASKHRIEGFKKALNENDLNYKNNIIICEKIHEGKHVEAGYKTILKLLKENKKFDGVFCYNDLIAFGVLKALKENNIKVPYEIGVIGFDDIKFSSLITPSLSTIRVNKEKLGEEAFNMLYKKIKNPKQKLLKQKLEIELLIRDSSLKIRGDING, from the coding sequence ATGACAAAAAAATATATAACTATAAAAGATGTCGCAAAAGAAATGGGTGTTTCTATAAATACTGTATCCAGAGCTTTAAATAATAAGCCAGATATAAATGAAGATACAAAAAATAAAATATTAAAAAAAGCAAAAGAAATGGGATATGTAAGAAATTCATATGCTTCACTTTTAAAGTCTAAATACAGTAAAATAATAGGAGTTATAATTCCAGATAGTTCAAATCCTTTTTTTTCAGAAGTTTTTAATTCTATTGAAAAAAGTGCAAGAAAAAAGGATTATCAATTAATAGTTATGAATTCTGAAGGATTATATGAAAATGAATCAAAAGCAGTTGAAGTATTTATAGAAAGAAGAGTAGATGGCATTTTATTATTTCCAATGCAAAAAAAATATGAAGATATAAAAGGGTTAATTTCAAATAAGTTTCCAATTGTATGTGTTGGTAGAAATATAATAGGTTGGGATATGGATGAAATATATAATAATGATTTAGAGGGAGGATATCTTGCAACTAAACATCTAATAGATCAAGGGTTTAAAAATATAATAATGATTTCAGATGAACTTTTTAATTCTGCTTCAAAACATAGAATTGAAGGATTTAAAAAAGCTCTAAATGAAAATGATCTAAATTATAAAAATAACATAATTATATGTGAAAAAATACATGAAGGAAAACATGTTGAAGCAGGTTATAAAACAATATTAAAATTATTAAAAGAAAATAAAAAATTTGATGGTGTCTTTTGCTACAATGATTTGATAGCTTTTGGAGTTTTGAAAGCATTGAAAGAAAACAATATAAAAGTACCATATGAAATTGGTGTTATTGGTTTTGATGATATAAAATTTTCTTCTTTAATAACTCCTTCTCTTAGTACAATTAGAGTTAATAAAGAAAAATTAGGAGAAGAAGCTTTTAACATGTTATATAAAAAAATTAAAAATCCAAAACAAAAATTATTAAAACAAAAACTTGAAATAGAATTATTAATAAGAGATTCATCATTAAAAATAAGAGGTGATATTAATGGCTGA
- a CDS encoding galactokinase, whose product MKKFYNEFLKIYGKSDKNISLYFCPGRVNLIGEHIDYNGGKVLPAALSIGIYGFIREREDNLIKVISMNIPNSIKIDIKSDLFFNKEDGWGNYIKGIIKYLKEDNFNIKGFDILLYSTLPDSSGLSSSAALEVLMGFMFLDMSDYKNIDKKYLSMLGKKVENKFLGINSGIMDQFSVAFGKKDNAILLNTDKLDYTYIPTNFGDYRLMILNTNKKRGLGESKYNERRKECEEALNIIQEHKKIEHLCQADIEDLEYLKDEKVLFKRAKHVIKENKRVYKSIEALNNNNNIKFFGEILNKSHESLKNDYEVTGKYLDCIVSIAQSHESCIGSRMTGAGFGGCAIALIDKKNINEFKNFVNRNYFDEMGLKCEIYEIKIEDGVKKLC is encoded by the coding sequence ATGAAAAAATTTTATAATGAATTTTTGAAAATATATGGAAAGAGTGACAAAAATATAAGTTTATATTTTTGTCCAGGGAGAGTGAATCTCATAGGTGAACATATTGATTATAATGGTGGAAAAGTACTTCCAGCAGCACTTTCGATTGGTATATATGGATTTATAAGAGAAAGAGAAGATAATTTAATAAAAGTCATATCTATGAATATTCCAAATTCAATAAAAATAGATATAAAATCAGATTTATTTTTTAATAAAGAGGATGGTTGGGGTAATTATATTAAAGGTATAATAAAATATTTGAAAGAAGATAATTTTAATATAAAAGGATTCGATATTCTTTTGTATTCTACATTACCAGATAGTTCAGGATTATCTTCATCTGCTGCTTTAGAAGTTTTAATGGGATTTATGTTTTTAGATATGAGTGATTATAAAAATATAGATAAAAAATATTTATCAATGTTGGGGAAAAAAGTAGAAAATAAATTTCTTGGTATAAATTCTGGGATTATGGATCAATTTTCAGTAGCTTTTGGTAAAAAGGACAATGCAATACTTTTGAACACTGATAAACTTGATTATACATATATACCAACTAATTTTGGAGATTATAGATTAATGATTTTAAACACTAATAAAAAAAGAGGTCTTGGAGAATCAAAGTACAATGAAAGAAGAAAAGAATGTGAAGAAGCTTTAAATATTATACAAGAACATAAAAAAATAGAGCATCTATGCCAAGCAGATATTGAAGATTTAGAATATTTAAAAGATGAAAAAGTTCTTTTTAAAAGGGCAAAACATGTAATAAAAGAAAATAAGCGAGTATATAAAAGTATAGAGGCTTTAAATAATAATAATAATATAAAATTTTTTGGTGAAATACTCAATAAATCTCATGAATCATTAAAAAATGATTATGAAGTTACAGGAAAATACTTAGACTGTATAGTTTCTATAGCTCAATCTCATGAATCTTGTATAGGATCACGTATGACTGGTGCTGGATTTGGAGGTTGTGCAATAGCTCTTATAGATAAAAAAAATATAAATGAATTCAAAAATTTTGTTAATAGAAATTATTTTGATGAAATGGGTTTAAAATGTGAAATATATGAAATAAAAATAGAAGATGGTGTAAAAAAATTATGCTAA
- a CDS encoding ABC transporter substrate-binding protein, with product MKKFFKIFLVISLIVFAFNLSFGETYDRNETFVAGGGLWNTPTNWNPFTPWNATTGTVGLVYETLFTYDPLSNNLKPWLAEKGEWISDNEYLLTLKKGINWADGNTFDSNDVYFTFDISRKYELSYSNVWNYVSDVEIIGKYQVKITFKESRYHEWSYFLYQQPIMPHHIWENMTQKELLETANKYPMGTGMYKYDAVGADRMIWIRNENWWGNNLFGKPAPKRIVYMQISGNNVSLGMLMKGELDISNFFIPGVPRIKSLYNLTTYYKEAPYMLPENVAILFMDVNKKPMDDSNFRRAVSFAINSEMIAEKVYEEQVQPAGATGLIPIDSWKSYIDKDIEKNYGFNYNPSKAKTILAENGYKDINKDGYVETPDGKTISLELVVPNGWTDWMEAAKIIASGLREVGINVNAKFPDYSVFLSMRQKGGFDMLIDNASSSVSKTPWTYWNWVASNRIYTNEITQGNWGRYENKDLFDLIIKFNFAKEGSSNSKEIASNIEKILLEEMPSIPLWYNGMWFQGSTSYWTNYPTEDNPIGYPSTWGGKWQIGGLNMLLNMKPAN from the coding sequence TTGAAGAAATTTTTTAAGATTTTTTTAGTTATAAGTTTGATAGTATTTGCTTTTAATCTATCTTTTGGAGAAACTTATGATAGAAATGAAACTTTTGTTGCTGGTGGGGGGTTGTGGAATACACCAACTAATTGGAATCCTTTTACTCCATGGAATGCTACAACTGGAACCGTTGGATTAGTATATGAAACACTTTTTACTTATGATCCTCTTTCAAATAATTTGAAACCATGGCTTGCTGAAAAAGGCGAATGGATATCAGATAATGAATATCTTTTAACTCTAAAAAAAGGTATAAATTGGGCCGATGGAAATACTTTTGATTCTAATGATGTTTATTTTACATTTGATATTTCAAGAAAGTATGAATTGAGTTATTCAAATGTTTGGAATTATGTATCTGATGTTGAAATAATTGGAAAATATCAAGTTAAAATAACTTTTAAAGAATCAAGATATCATGAATGGTCATATTTTTTATATCAGCAACCTATAATGCCACATCATATATGGGAAAATATGACACAGAAAGAATTACTTGAAACAGCTAATAAATATCCAATGGGAACAGGCATGTATAAATATGATGCTGTTGGTGCCGATAGAATGATTTGGATAAGAAATGAAAATTGGTGGGGGAATAATTTATTTGGAAAACCTGCACCTAAAAGAATTGTTTATATGCAAATTTCAGGAAACAATGTTTCATTAGGAATGCTTATGAAAGGTGAATTGGATATTTCAAATTTCTTTATACCTGGTGTACCAAGGATAAAATCTTTGTATAATTTAACTACATATTATAAAGAAGCTCCATACATGTTACCTGAAAACGTAGCAATATTATTTATGGATGTAAACAAAAAACCTATGGATGATTCTAATTTTAGAAGAGCTGTATCTTTTGCAATAAATAGTGAAATGATAGCAGAGAAAGTTTATGAAGAACAAGTTCAACCAGCAGGAGCTACAGGGCTTATACCTATTGATTCTTGGAAATCTTATATAGATAAAGATATAGAAAAAAATTATGGATTTAATTATAATCCTTCAAAAGCAAAAACAATTTTGGCTGAAAATGGCTATAAAGATATAAATAAAGATGGTTATGTAGAAACACCAGATGGAAAAACAATAAGTCTTGAACTTGTTGTTCCTAATGGCTGGACAGATTGGATGGAAGCGGCAAAAATAATAGCATCTGGATTGAGAGAAGTTGGGATAAATGTTAATGCAAAATTCCCAGATTATTCTGTTTTTCTATCTATGAGACAAAAGGGTGGATTTGATATGCTTATAGATAATGCAAGTTCAAGTGTATCTAAAACACCTTGGACATATTGGAATTGGGTAGCTTCAAATAGAATATATACAAATGAAATAACTCAAGGTAATTGGGGAAGATATGAAAATAAAGATTTATTTGATTTGATTATAAAATTTAATTTTGCAAAAGAAGGATCTTCAAATAGTAAAGAAATAGCATCAAATATAGAAAAAATATTATTAGAAGAAATGCCTTCAATACCATTATGGTATAACGGTATGTGGTTCCAAGGTTCTACTTCTTATTGGACAAACTATCCAACAGAGGATAATCCTATAGGTTATCCAAGTACTTGGGGGGGAAAATGGCAAATAGGTGGTTTAAATATGCTTTTAAATATGAAACCTGCCAATTAA
- the galT gene encoding galactose-1-phosphate uridylyltransferase: MAELRWNPLLRTYTMVAGNRQKRPHMPQDWCPFCPGEGKNVPDNYTVFKYDNDFPTLKQNPDIPELEDDDLYRIKENYGKCEVILYSPDHNVTLPQLSLEHIKELIDLWQERNNDLSKDEKIKYVFPFENRGKEVGVTMPHPHGQLYAYSWIPLKIKAELDSCKEYYNKNKKCLLCEMNKKEKNFEKRILIENNNFISYLPFFTDYPYGAFIVSKNHKSNLSQFNDNEKRDLAEILKYLTGGFDNIFDKIFPYMMVVHQSPVNSNEYKDSHKYFHFHIEFYPPLRDKDRIKWYASSEMGAWAATNTLLVEDTAEILRNNIKKFKDLL; this comes from the coding sequence ATGGCTGAATTGAGATGGAATCCATTATTAAGGACATATACAATGGTTGCAGGTAATAGACAAAAAAGACCTCATATGCCTCAAGATTGGTGTCCTTTTTGTCCAGGAGAAGGAAAAAATGTTCCTGATAATTATACGGTTTTTAAATATGATAATGATTTTCCAACTTTAAAACAAAATCCAGATATTCCAGAATTAGAAGATGATGATCTTTATAGAATAAAAGAAAATTATGGTAAATGTGAAGTAATATTATATTCACCAGATCATAATGTTACATTACCTCAACTAAGTTTAGAACATATTAAAGAATTAATCGATCTATGGCAAGAGCGAAATAATGATTTATCTAAAGATGAAAAAATAAAATATGTATTTCCATTTGAAAATAGGGGTAAAGAAGTTGGAGTTACAATGCCTCATCCACATGGACAATTATATGCATATTCATGGATACCTTTAAAAATAAAAGCAGAACTTGATAGTTGTAAAGAATATTATAATAAAAATAAAAAATGTTTATTGTGTGAGATGAATAAAAAAGAAAAAAATTTTGAGAAACGAATTTTAATAGAAAATAATAATTTTATATCTTATTTACCATTCTTCACAGATTATCCTTATGGAGCATTCATAGTCTCAAAAAATCATAAATCAAATCTTTCACAATTCAATGATAATGAAAAAAGAGATTTAGCTGAAATTTTAAAATATCTTACCGGAGGATTTGATAATATATTTGATAAAATTTTTCCTTATATGATGGTTGTACATCAGAGCCCAGTTAATAGCAATGAATATAAAGATTCTCATAAATATTTCCATTTTCACATAGAATTTTATCCACCATTGAGAGATAAAGATAGAATAAAATGGTACGCTTCAAGTGAAATGGGAGCATGGGCCGCTACAAATACCCTTTTAGTTGAAGATACAGCAGAAATTTTAAGGAATAATATAAAAAAATTTAAAGATCTTTTATGA
- a CDS encoding mannose-1-phosphate guanylyltransferase → MKAIILAGGSGERFWPLSNSKTPKQFLKIFSNKSLLRETFERLNHKLSKDDIFVVTSEKHFINTKNDIPELSENNIILEPIARNTAPACMLATLCAKNDDIVLILPADHYIPDWINFWKTVDLAIKAAENDSLITFGISPNRPETGYGYIEKSEEISKDIFNVKSFREKPNLDTAIDFLKSNNFLWNSGMFVWKKSVFMNEMKLYNRDMYDKMNELNPKNIEKLRKIMPEVERISIDYALMEKSKNVKCIQSNFTWSDVGNWVSVRELEGYSDKKENIYLFNSKNVFIHSNKKVGIVGLENIVLIETDDGILISKEDSVQNVRNIVEQLKKEDKF, encoded by the coding sequence ATGAAAGCTATAATACTTGCAGGAGGATCTGGTGAAAGATTTTGGCCATTATCCAATTCAAAAACTCCAAAACAATTTTTAAAAATATTCTCAAATAAAAGTCTTTTAAGGGAAACTTTTGAAAGACTTAATCATAAACTTTCAAAAGATGATATTTTTGTGGTTACTTCTGAAAAACATTTTATTAACACAAAAAATGATATACCCGAATTATCTGAAAATAATATAATTCTTGAACCTATTGCGAGGAATACTGCTCCCGCTTGTATGTTGGCAACTCTGTGTGCGAAAAATGATGATATAGTACTAATTCTACCAGCAGATCATTATATACCTGATTGGATAAATTTTTGGAAAACTGTGGACTTAGCTATAAAAGCAGCTGAAAATGATTCTTTGATAACTTTTGGTATATCACCAAATAGACCTGAAACAGGTTATGGTTATATAGAAAAAAGTGAAGAAATATCTAAAGATATTTTTAATGTAAAATCATTTAGAGAAAAGCCAAATTTAGATACTGCTATTGATTTTTTAAAAAGTAATAATTTTCTTTGGAATAGTGGCATGTTTGTATGGAAAAAATCTGTTTTTATGAATGAAATGAAACTTTATAATAGAGATATGTATGATAAAATGAATGAATTAAATCCAAAAAATATTGAAAAATTGAGAAAAATAATGCCTGAAGTGGAAAGAATAAGTATAGATTATGCTTTAATGGAAAAATCTAAAAATGTAAAATGTATACAATCAAATTTCACATGGTCTGATGTTGGAAATTGGGTTTCTGTAAGAGAACTTGAAGGATATTCCGATAAAAAAGAAAATATATATCTTTTTAATTCAAAAAATGTTTTTATTCATAGCAATAAAAAAGTGGGTATAGTAGGACTCGAAAATATAGTTTTAATAGAAACTGATGATGGAATTTTGATATCTAAAGAAGACTCTGTTCAAAATGTTAGAAATATTGTAGAACAATTAAAAAAAGAAGATAAATTTTAA